The Coccidioides posadasii str. Silveira chromosome 3, complete sequence genome contains a region encoding:
- a CDS encoding uncharacterized protein (EggNog:ENOG410PV5U~COG:S~BUSCO:13669at33183), with translation MATIQQPVQHPQPDAYRLPHPGPYQRAPEMYVPPPAAPPVSSGVYPAAAPRQRTAIACRYCRRRKIRCSGFESSHDGRCSNCVRFNQDCMFTPVSSQTQAFVPAHAAYPHLRNVQAAARMGGRPGDGVLLYGAHGQPLPPPQAPPVPAAVPHGQENTLPPPVNLYQQPHPSYGRPGPGPTGPPPSLAPAIYHDPRASQGRRESGTGYEYSEPPTLPPVSAPASGAAYPSQPAPAAPGTFYPPGQQDTRRLSSHSSYSFDQSHNPPPGTNPSAPTLPTLQPPPSSTARDSGSTPPPGQTATTRRSGLSVTDMLVPTEPQNLRSDTDNRMVSALDRRGIGR, from the exons ATGGCCACGATTCAACAACCCGTACAACATCCACAGCCGGATGCCTATCGTCTACCCCACCCTGGTCCATATCAACGTGCCCCCGAGATGTACGTTCCTCCACCCGCCGCTCCCCCGGTATCTTCGGGAGTATATCCGGCCGCCGCTCCAAGACAGCGAACCGCGATAGCATGTCGATATTGTCGCAGGCGGAAG ATTCGATGCTCTGGATTCGAGTCGTCGCATGACGGCCGATGTAGCAATTGCGTGAGGTTTAACCAAGATTGCATGTTCACGCCGGTGTCTTCACAGACGCAAGCGTTTGTTCCCGCCCATGCGGCGTACCCCCACCTCCGGAATGTTCAGGCGGCGGCACGCATGGGGGGACGACCTGGCGATGGAGTATTACTCTATGGAGCCCATGGACAGCCTTTGCCTCCACCACAGGCTCCTCCTGTCCCTGCTGCCGTTCCACATGGACAGGAAAACACATTGCCACCTCCAGTGAATTTGTACCAGCAGCCACACCCATCCTACGGGAGACCAGGACCCGGACCAACAGGCCCGCCTCCATCTTTGGCCCCTGCTATTTATCATGATCCT CGAGCTTCCCAAGGACGTCGTGAATCAGGCACTGGATATGAATACTCCGAACCTCCAACACTACCTCCCGTCTCAGCTCCGGCCTCCGGTGCTGCTTATCCTTCTCAGCCTGCTCCTGCTGCTCCTGGCACATTCTATCCACCCGGGCAACAAGACACGAGAAGATTGTCATCTCATTCATCATACTCGTTCGATCAATCACACAACCCACCGCCTGGCACAAATCCATCAGCTCCCACTCTACCAACCCTTCAACCCCCGCCCTCTTCCACTGCGAGAGATTCAGGCTCGACTCCCCCGCCCGGACAGACTGCTACCACTAGACGCAGCGGCCTTAGCGTTACAGATATGCTAGTTCCTACCGAGCCTCAAAATCTACGCAGTGATACCGATAATCGCATGGTGAGCGCGCTTGATAGACGAGGGATAGGTAGATAA
- a CDS encoding uncharacterized protein (EggNog:ENOG410PV5U~COG:S~BUSCO:13669at33183), whose protein sequence is MSNESHRQGQLPPPPWTASQPEYPPPAQYPAQTTQPPPYYQPPAPGMATIQQPVQHPQPDAYRLPHPGPYQRAPEMYVPPPAAPPVSSGVYPAAAPRQRTAIACRYCRRRKIRCSGFESSHDGRCSNCVRFNQDCMFTPVSSQTQAFVPAHAAYPHLRNVQAAARMGGRPGDGVLLYGAHGQPLPPPQAPPVPAAVPHGQENTLPPPVNLYQQPHPSYGRPGPGPTGPPPSLAPAIYHDPRASQGRRESGTGYEYSEPPTLPPVSAPASGAAYPSQPAPAAPGTFYPPGQQDTRRLSSHSSYSFDQSHNPPPGTNPSAPTLPTLQPPPSSTARDSGSTPPPGQTATTRRSGLSVTDMLVPTEPQNLRSDTDNRMVSALDRRGIGR, encoded by the exons ATGTCCAACGAGTCCCACCGTCAAGGACAGCTCCCACCGCCACCGTGGACCGCCAGCCAACCCGAATATCCTCCACCCGCCCAGTATCCT GCTCAAACGACCCAGCCGCCTCCATATTATCAGCCTCCTGCCCCTGGCATGGCCACGATTCAACAACCCGTACAACATCCACAGCCGGATGCCTATCGTCTACCCCACCCTGGTCCATATCAACGTGCCCCCGAGATGTACGTTCCTCCACCCGCCGCTCCCCCGGTATCTTCGGGAGTATATCCGGCCGCCGCTCCAAGACAGCGAACCGCGATAGCATGTCGATATTGTCGCAGGCGGAAG ATTCGATGCTCTGGATTCGAGTCGTCGCATGACGGCCGATGTAGCAATTGCGTGAGGTTTAACCAAGATTGCATGTTCACGCCGGTGTCTTCACAGACGCAAGCGTTTGTTCCCGCCCATGCGGCGTACCCCCACCTCCGGAATGTTCAGGCGGCGGCACGCATGGGGGGACGACCTGGCGATGGAGTATTACTCTATGGAGCCCATGGACAGCCTTTGCCTCCACCACAGGCTCCTCCTGTCCCTGCTGCCGTTCCACATGGACAGGAAAACACATTGCCACCTCCAGTGAATTTGTACCAGCAGCCACACCCATCCTACGGGAGACCAGGACCCGGACCAACAGGCCCGCCTCCATCTTTGGCCCCTGCTATTTATCATGATCCT CGAGCTTCCCAAGGACGTCGTGAATCAGGCACTGGATATGAATACTCCGAACCTCCAACACTACCTCCCGTCTCAGCTCCGGCCTCCGGTGCTGCTTATCCTTCTCAGCCTGCTCCTGCTGCTCCTGGCACATTCTATCCACCCGGGCAACAAGACACGAGAAGATTGTCATCTCATTCATCATACTCGTTCGATCAATCACACAACCCACCGCCTGGCACAAATCCATCAGCTCCCACTCTACCAACCCTTCAACCCCCGCCCTCTTCCACTGCGAGAGATTCAGGCTCGACTCCCCCGCCCGGACAGACTGCTACCACTAGACGCAGCGGCCTTAGCGTTACAGATATGCTAGTTCCTACCGAGCCTCAAAATCTACGCAGTGATACCGATAATCGCATGGTGAGCGCGCTTGATAGACGAGGGATAGGTAGATAA
- a CDS encoding uncharacterized protein (TransMembrane:1 (o62-88i)): protein MPGPLMPERPRQRYLAEASALSPLLEPAAIADSLASSFPRDFRIGGGDGVLISDLLFGRSSFVLLFSTFYFIFKIWIFALFFFFFFFYNPPRIHRPSGGFCVEMCRRGERRE from the coding sequence ATGCCGGGACCCTTGATGCCTGAGCGACCAAGGCAGCGGTACCTTGCTGAGGCTTCCGCCCTCTCTCCGCTCCTCGAGCCGGCTGCGATCGCTGATTCGCTTGCGTCGAGTTTCCCAAGGGATTTTCGTATTGGAGGAGGCGATGGTGTTTTGATTTCTGATTTGTTGTTTGGGAGATcctcttttgttttattGTTTTcaactttttattttatttttaaaatTTGGatttttgcccttttttttttttttttttttttttataatcCTCCGCGGATCCATCGTCCGAGTGGGGGTTTTTGCGTGGAAATGTGCAGGCggggagagaggagagaatGA
- a CDS encoding uncharacterized protein (EggNog:ENOG410PJAH~COG:S): MPRAARRRTAPNASAKRQKNRRADASPDAQRPGKRQKTAASLPQEDDTLKSTPKRSKYFLPADAESSEAEYCPTPISSPPLSPDSTNADPWVPDTDEESDDNGRKRSGAARKRKQKSKRRSQGKGGREPEQTRASKLTDLWREGVRTGLGPGKEVYIELPQARDPGSTPYEDHTIHPNTLLFLEDLKANNDRDWLKKHDSDYRTSQKDWEAFVEKLTEKIIEKDSTIPELPVKDVVFRIYRDVRFTNDPTPYKPHFSAAWSRTGRKGPYAAYYVHLEPGKCFVGSGLWMPEAARLALLRQDIDGRSERIKRVLGHSDIRREIFDDIPDEEKKVVKAFISQNQETALKTKPKGYSSENKNIELLRLRSFTLNKQLRDEDLLGPEALDRIASIIGIMVPFVTYLNSVVMPDLDENEQNDDDEEPDGGSTSS, encoded by the exons ATGCCTCGCGCTGCACGTCGCCGAACTGCTCCCAACGCGTCCGCCAAGCGCCAAAAGAATCGGCGAGCCGACGCCTCTCCCGACGCACAAAGGCCGGGGAAAAGGCAAAAAACTGCGGCGAGTTTGCCACAAGAAGACGACACTCTCAAATCTACGCCGAAAAGGAGCAAATACTTCCTGCCTGCAGATGCTGAGAGCTCCGAGGCAGAGTATTGCCCAACGCCCATATCTTCCCCGCCTCTTAGCCCCGATTCTACGAATGCGGACCCCTGGGTCCCCGATACAGACGAGGAGAGTGATGACAACGGTCGAAAACGTAGCGGAGCAGCTAGGAAAAGGAAGCAGAAGAGCAAGAGGAGATCGCAGGGCAAAGGCGGCAGGGAGCCGGAGCAGACTCGAGCTTCAAAATTAACAGACCTATGGAGAGAGGGTGTGCGGACGGGCCTGGGCCCAGGCAAAGAAGTCTATATAGAACTTCCTCAGGCCCGAGATCCGGGAAGCACGCCATATGAGGACCACACGATTCATCCGAATACATTGCTGTTCCTGGAAGATTTGAAAGCGAACAATGACAGGGACTGGCTGAAGA AGCATGATTCGGATTATCGCACGTCACAGAAGGATTGGGAGGCATTCGTGGAGAAATTGACCGAGAAAATTATTGAAAAGGATAGTACTATTCCTGAACTACCGGTGAAGGACGTG GTGTTTCGTATATATAGGGATGTCCGGTTTACCAATGACCCTACGCCTTACAAG CCACACTTCTCAGCGGCATG GTCCCGGACTGGTCGTAAAGGACCTTATGCGGCTTACTACGTCCACCTGGAACCAGGGAAGTGCTTCGTTG GTTCGGGTCTATGGATGCCAGAGGCGGCAAGGCTGGCCCTTCTAAGGCAAGACATCGACGGGCGATCGGAGCGCATTAAGCGCGTCTTGGGCCACTCCGACATACGAAGGGAAATTTTCGACGATATTCCTgacgaagaaaagaaggtagTGAAGGCTTTCATCAGTCAAAATCAAGAAACCGCTTTGAAAACCAAACCGAAG GGCTACAGTTCAGAGAACAAGAACATCGAACTACTCCGACTGCGCTCTTTCACGCTCAATAAGCAACTCCGTGACGAGGATCTGTTGGGCCCAGAAGCGCTAGACAGGATTGCGAGTATTATCGGAATCATGGTTCCTTTC GTCACATACTTGAACAGCGTTGTGATGCCTGATCTGGACGAAAACGAGCAAaacgatgacgatgaggaGCCGGATGGAGGCAGTACTTCCTCGTAG
- a CDS encoding uncharacterized protein (EggNog:ENOG410PKAE~COG:S~BUSCO:10239at33183), whose translation MPTLMGRCSGSLFQTMTSARSFEAKKLKILGSLSLPDEEYTDLSPKGSVDVGIRGLIRDINRLQGLVTTSSCAGRISVFLEGARLSAEPSQDGGEREEEEEVGGELSSAQTRQFASTGGKGSGKWQFVSHDPVNIDQSRHSFHELFGLQPGNGSMKAGKNREMQLVRFHFEPMILHIMAESLKHAQPVLAAASSAGFRESGIQSLRCLDDSNACPIVAVRSSGLALESIIGYVEKGNSPEESTVRSLVSEEYLRMLVSIANERFQSNYARMDRFRTKLLALSSGSPSNLSSQKREWEDADRRRERKRAEGLQRREAARKAAKPNDKTPESEDEMPLDFPDAQG comes from the exons ATGCCGACGCTGATGGGACGTTGCTCCGGATCTCTCTTCCAAACGATGACATCTGCACGGTCCTTTGAGGCTAAGAAGCTGAAGATCCTAGGCTCTCTATCTCTCCCTGACGAAGAATACACGGATTTGTCACCCAAGGGCTCTGTAGATGTCGGCATTAGAGGTTTAATTCGGGACATTAACCGGCTCCAAGGACTTGTGACAACGAGCAGCTGCGCTGGCCGGATTAGCGTTTTCCTTGAAGGGGCAAGGTTGAGCGCAGAGCCGTCGCAGGACGGTGGGGAacgagaagaagaagaagaagttgGCGGGGAGTTGTCGAGTGCTCAAACGAGACAATTTGCCTCGACTGGCGGGAAAGGCAGCGGAAAATGGCAATTTGTCTCGCATGATCCTGTGAATATCGACCAATCTCGCCACTCCTTCCACGAGCTCTTCGGCCTCCAACCTGGAAACGGCTCAATGAAAGCGGGAAAAAATAGAGAGATGCAGCTTGTGCGTTTTCATTTTGAGCCAATG ATCCTCCATATCATGGCAGAGTCCCTCAAACATGCCCAGCCTGTCCTGGCCGCAGCATCAAGTGCCGGCTTTCGCGAAAGCGGCATCCAAAGCCTTCGCTGCCTTGATGACTCGAACGCTTGCCCCATTGTGGCCGTGAGGTCATCTGGATTGGCGTTGGAGTCCATTATTGGCTACGTAGAGAAAGGGAACTCTCCGGAAGAGTCCACTGTCCGGAGTCTTGTGAGCGAAGAATACCTCCGCATGCTCGTTTCTATCGCCAATGAAAGGTTCCAAAGCAACTACGCTCGAATGGACAGATTTCGGACCAAATTGTTAGCCCTATCTTCGGGATCTCCATCCAACTTATCGTCCCAGAAAAGGGAGTGGGAGGATGCCGACCGAAGGAGGGAGAGGAAACGTGCTGAAGGACTACAAAGGAGAGAAGCGGCAAGAAAAGCCGCCAAACCGAATGATAAGACACCCGAAAGCGAGGATGAGATGCCTCTTGATTTCCCTGACGCCCAAGGGTGA
- a CDS encoding uncharacterized protein (EggNog:ENOG410PQ10~COG:S), with amino-acid sequence MARPSSFRPRRGWNRARGNSLTIVDTIDMPAWTSRATAFKRRPTFDEGKQPKFFPKGSRNVIKSQDGKDHGYLPGKSHMNPEAPPFIPSYQGRQQQQKQHVQAPSYQVNRVPTEGSIPFPTKHSRPPVYTFPAAPFPCTHQRFNPQPYASGFEISYSSCMPSFWPSFSAAVIPNLPSGPYYSVSMAGSAGNNSNNKHWSYAPPTQAHRGPEIGHQLPIQPPIQHHDSHQVMNPFNANFTRGNQDHGMQPPIGPPSRSGPIYQNPGSYHNTFQSSAAPIQQDYRGPLIVPPSLRPAPMFGGNIHPAISQKESHRRMEPIREQPTSQTTLAPATPPLATTTFTSTNKDALAQVKDISVANNIITIQGKPFEIPIDDGARYSSPPTGGVLKLMNIPYGISKQEVVHFMGRRAKLLPLHLGTAVHIIMDRSTAKTMDCYVEFLTTANAKETLEWLNRGLPGAPPRLGDRHIDVELSSQDELLKELFPRAKCIVWRDGKPILTRNNDPYSVGFQSFLTAEEVFCMIRNAEMPRRAPFATKCPQRTYEALISTLYKFPWHATTLYSVEDRNALHFACFSQLQALAARASEKRTLGLDSRLLLDLLNAGLRCPTFTECQKAALYSAANDQTSYKATPETTKFWPFDTLVQKSNATEDNVNKFASLIAKGIERKNPGTGILANNWIPRPGIMSPFGPVRLEFVASHTHLKWNMAVQYETKVLQGMVAEGLKAIREAPSRRNARAPLAP; translated from the exons ATGGCGAGACCCTCCTCGTTCCGTCCCCGAAGAGGCTGGAATAGAGCCCGCGGGAATTCGTTGACTATTGTCGATACCATCGATATGCCGGCTTGGACTTCACGAGCGACGGCTTTCAAACGTCGGCCGACCTTTGACGAAGGAAAACAACCTAAATTCTTCCCGAAAGGGTCCCGGAATGTTATCAAAAGTCAAGATGGTAAAGATCACGGATATCTCCCTGGGAAAAGTCACATGAACCCAGAGGCTCCTCCTTTTATCCCTAGTTACCAGGGacgacagcagcagcaaaaaCAACACGTCCAGGCTCCGTCTTATCAAGTGAACCGAGTTCCCACAGAAGGATCAATTCCTTTTCCCACAAAACATTCGCGTCCCCCTGTGTATACGTTTCCTGCCGCTCCGTTTCCATGCACCCATCAACGTTTCAACCCTCAGCCCTACGCTTCTGGATTTGAAatttcatattcttcttgcaTGCCTTCTTTTTGGCCTTCATTCTCAGCAGCTGTCATTCCAAACCTTCCTTCTGGACCATATTACTCTGTGTCAATGGCTGGTTCTGCTGGAAACAACTCTAACAACAAACACTGGTCTTATGCTCCGCCAACTCAGGCTCACCGTGGTCCAGAAATAGGCCATCAGCTGCCAATTCAGCCGCCTATTCAACACCACGACAGCCATCAAGTTATGAACCCGTTCAACGCGAATTTCACTCGTGGGAATCAGGATCATGGAATGCAACCTCCAATCGGCCCCCCATCTCGTAGTGGCCCGATTTATCAGAACCCTGGATCTTATCATAACACGTTCCAAAGCTCCGCAGCACCAATCCAGCAAGATTATAGAGGTCCCCTAATTGTTCCCCCGTCCCTGAGACCAGCCCCCATGTTTGGTGGAAATATTCACCCTGCAATTTCTCAGAAAGAGTCTCATAGGAGAATGGAGCCTATTCGAGAGCAACCAACATCACAAACTACACTTGCACCTGCGACACCACCGTTGGCAACAACCACTTTTACTAGCACCAATAAAGATGCTTTGGCTCAAGTGAAAGATATCTCAGTTGCAAACAACATTATCACAATTCAAGGAAAGCCATTTGAAATTCCTATTGATGATGGAGCAAGATACAGTTCTCCTCCCACTGGAGGTGTTCTAAAACTCATGAAT ATTCCCTATGGTATCTCTAAACAAGAGGTTGTCCACTTTATGGGCCGCAGAGCAAAGTTGCTTCCCTTACATCTTGGAACTGCAGTTCACATCATCATGGACCGATCCACTGCGAAGACAATGGATTGCTATGTTGAGTTTCTCACAACAGCAAATGCGAAAGAGACCCTTGAATGGTTGAACAGAGGCCTACCTGGAGCTCCCCCTCGTCTTGGTGATCGCCACATCGATGTCGAGTTAAGTTCTCAGGACGAGCTTCTTAAAGAATTATTCCCCCGCGCGAAATGCATTGTCTGGAGAGATGGGAAACCAATTCTGACTCGCAACAATGACCCTTATTCTGTTGGCTTTCAAAGCTTTCTCACTGCAGAAGAGGTTTTTTGTATGATCCGCAATGCGGAAATGCCCAGAAGA GCTCCATTCGCTACTAAATGCCCTCAGCGTACCTACGAAGCTCTGATTAGCACACTTTACAAA TTTCCATGGCATGCAACTACACTTTATAGCGTCGAAGATCGCAATGCGCTTCATTTTGCGTGTTTTTCCCAGCTGCAGGCTCTAGCTGCACGTGCTTCTGAAAAACGGACACTTGGTTTAGATAGCCGCCTCCTTCTGGATCTATTAAACGCTGGACTCCGTTGCCCAACGTTCACTGAGTGTCAAAAAGCAGCTCTCTACTCTGCTGCCAACGATCAGACCTCATATAAGGCTACCCCAGAGACAACAAAATTTTGGCCCTTCGACACATTGGTTCAGAAGTCTAACGCTACTGAAGACAATGTGAAC AAATTTGCTAGCCTGATAGCCAAAGGTATAGAACGCAAGAATCCAGGAACAGGGATTCTTGCAAACAATTGGATTCCCCGCCCTGGAATAATGTCTCCTTTTGGCCCTGTTCGGCTTGAGTTTGTGGCTAGCCATACTCATCTTAAGTGGAACATGGCCGTCCAGTACGAAACTAAGGTCCTGCAGGGGATGGTCGCAGAGGGCCTTAAGGCCATCCGTGAGGCGCCATCACGGAGAAACGCAAGGGCGCCCCTGGCTCCTTAG
- the ARC19 gene encoding Arp complex subunit (BUSCO:434428at4751~EggNog:ENOG410PFJR~COG:Z~BUSCO:14531at33183) codes for MSQSLRPYLQCVRSSLTAALAVSNFASQTSERHNVPEIEAATSPELLLNPLTIARNENEKVLIEPSVNSVRVSIRIKQADEIEHILVHKFTRFLTQRAEAFFILRRKPVKGYDISFLITNFHTEAMLKHKLVDFIIQFMEEVDKEISEMKLFLNARARFVAESFLTPFD; via the exons ATG TCTCAATCCTTACGGCCATACCTTCAATGCGTTCGATCCTCCTTGACCGCCGCTCTTGCTGTATCAAACTTTGCCTCACAGACCTCAGAAAGGCACAATGTCCCTGAAATCGAAGCCGCTACTTCGCCGGAGCTTCTCCTCAACCCCCTAACGATTGCACGTAACGAGAACGAGAAGGTTCTTATCGAACCTAGTGTGAATAGTGTTCGAGTCAGCATTCGAATTAAACAGGCTGATGAGATTGAGCACATCTTAGTACACAAGTTCACTCGTTTCCTAACGCAGCGAGCGGAGGCGTTCTTTATCCTGCGAAGAAAACCCGTAAAG GGTTACGATATATCCTTCTTGATAACGAATTTCCACACCGAAGCCATGTTAAAGCATAAGCTGGTAGACTTCATCATACAATTTATGGAAGAAGTGGACAAAGAAATCTCCGAGATGAAACTTTTT TTAAATGCAAGGGCAAGATTTGTCGCAGAGTCCTTTTTGACACCA TTCGATTAG
- the UBP6 gene encoding deubiquitinating enzyme (BUSCO:243015at4751~EggNog:ENOG410PITP~COG:O~MEROPS:MER0004316~BUSCO:4207at33183), translated as MATIPVIVKHQGKRLEVEIDPAANGETFKFQLYSLTGVEPERQKILVKGGQLKDDTELSSLGAKPGQTFIMMGTPSSGQADLTLKKPKEVPKFLEDMTEAEAAKAEGATPAGLQNLGNTCYLNSTLQTLRALPELQEELLKYKASRQPQPSIFGSSTTDLTASLRDLYKQMSETQQGFPPMMFLNALRSAFPQFAQKARDGRGYAQQDAEEAWSQIITQLRQKLVIKDSNAESSDKEVSFVDKYLSGRFDTILECDEQAARDAGEVPIESTDVFFKLNCHIGKDTNHLRDGIMASLEEKIEKHSDVLDRNAMYTKKSRISRLPKYLTVHFVRFFWKRDTQKKAKIMRKVTFPAELDVVEFCTDELKQHLVPVRDKVREIRKDEQDMERARKRQKRAHQEEEQAATITASEPLQKKKEAESKASGESGNDGGPPEVYKTDAEYEAEKAASLLAAKKELFNLIDKSLAGDEGANKSGLYELRGVITHQGASADSGHYTAYVKKQGKFVDDPKAPGGKRREEDGKWWWFNDEKVSEVGDEKIETLAGGGESHSALILLYRAIDLPTAEEVQE; from the exons ATGGCTACCATACCCG TTATCGTGAAGCATCAAGGCAAGCGCCTTGAGGTCGAGATCGACCCTGCTGCGAACGGCGAGACTTTCAAATTCCAACTCTATTCTCTCACAGGAGTTGAACCAGAACGCCAGAAGATCCTCGTGAAGGGTGGACAACTCAAAGATGATACAGAACTTTCCTCTCTTGGGGCAAAACCCGGCCAGACCTTCATCATGATGGGAACACCAAGTTCAGGCCAGGCTGACCTAACTTTGAAGAAACCGAAAGAAGTGCCTAAATTTCTGGAGGATATGACAGAAGCTGAAGCTGCTAAAGCTGAAGGCGCCACACCCGCTGGCCTCCAAAACCTTGGGAACACTTGCTACTTGAACTCGACTTTGCAAACATTACGAGCTCTTCCGGAGTTGCAAGAGGAGCTACTAAAATACAAAGCTTCGCGACAACCTCAGCCCAGTATATTTGGTTCCAGCACCACAGACCTTACGGCTTCACTCCGAGACTTATATAAGCAGATGTCCGAAACACAGCAAGGATTCCCTCCAATGATGTTTTTGAATGCCCTCAGATCCGCGTTTCCTCAATTTGCACAAAAAGCCAGGGATGGTCGGGGTTATGCGCAGCAAGATGCGGAAGAAGCTTGGTCACAGATCATTACTCAACTCCGCCAGAAACTGGTGATCAAAGATTCCAACGCCGAAAGCTCAGACAAAGAGGTGTCTTTCGTTGACAAATATCTCTCTGGGAGATTCGATACTATACTTGAGTGCGATGAACAGGCTGCAAGAGATGCGGGAGAAGTTCCAATAGAATCTACCGATGTTTTCTTCAAATTAAACTGTCATATTGGCAAGGATACGAACCATCTCCGGGACGGCATTATGGCCAGTTTAGAAGAAAAGATTGAGAAACATTCGGACGTACTTGATCGAAACGCCATGTATACCAAGAAGTCACGAATTTCTAGGTTGCCGAAGTATCTTACTGTCCACTTCGTGCGATTCTTCTGGAAACGCGACACACAGAAGAAAGCAAAGATCATGCGCAAAGTCACTTTCCCCGCTGAGTTAGATGTAGTTGAGTTTTGCACAGATGAACTAAAACAACACCTTGTCCCCGTTAGAGATAAGGTTCGGGAGATTCGGAAAGACGAACAGGACATGGAGAGAGCTCGCAAGCGCCAAAAGCGAGCACACCAGGAAGAAGAGCAGGCGGCTACCATAACCGCAAGCGAACCGttgcagaaaaagaaggaggcGGAGTCAAAGGCATCCGGTGAAAGTGGAAATGACGGCGGCCCACCAGAGGTTTACAAAACTGATGCTGAATATGAGGCAGAGAAAGCAGCGTCGCTTCTCGCCGCGAAAAAGGAGCTATTCAATCTAATTGATAAGTCTCTGGCTGGCGATGAAGGGGCCAACAAGTCTGGACTCTACGAGCTGCGCGGTGTGATCACCCACCAAGGTGCTAGTGCAGATAGTGGTCACTATACGGCCTACGtcaaaaagcaaggaaaGTTTGTGGATGATCCCAAAGCTCCCGGCGGAAAAAGGCGGGAAGAGGATGGCAAATGGTGGTGGTTCAATGACGAGAAGGTATCTGAGGTTGGAGACGAGAAAATTGAGACCCTTGCCGGTGGAG GTGAATCCCATTCCGCCCTCATCCTGCTTTATCGTGCCATTGACTTACCCACTGCTGAGGAAGTCCAAGAGTAG
- a CDS encoding uncharacterized protein (EggNog:ENOG410PG5F~COG:G), translating into MQQNINTSLWCLVCRHFPNRVDKGTWKRLSLSSVPKTIYIYSSFAQIKDKDGLTHIPPSAYEFGETFASDLEWISRTSWKLERVDRISKGGKGIYLGKSARSASKLVYQNGEVTEEAYELEVQNDRTGARGMWWGTRTLLQQLVLSGEDRLMGNVHVRLVLQMSEFQYHLMDNYPLNRGPNETWSRVYSHFSLRPEDPELSPLVERRNETLSRREFEDLQRHCVSRGVTVIPEIEAPGHALTKEVHIGADEYDPTLADVYIMPKFINFTAGKAVRIWGTYEPAEHPPIDKKLPSFNTGSITNPTYRENWQWEPSLIDPYNIEEQLDSKSKGLNGATMAAWYDNGYDASTQLEAYYTMKMGISLLASRSWSGSRGVKLDEAGSTESLRILSDTAPAQSLERWLAVEMNGVDLPDSLVSWKRSHFDQKKALSSWASGARVSTTY; encoded by the exons ATGCAACA GAATATTAACACCTCGCTT TGGTGTCTGGTTTGCAGACACTTCCCCAACCGAGTTGACAAAGGGACCTGGAAAAgactctctctttcttcggTACCAAAAACAATTTATATTTATTCCAGCTTTGCGCAAATAAAAGACAAGGACGGCTTGACGCATATACCACCCTCGGCATACGAGTTTGGTGAAACGTTCGCCAGCGATCTTGAATGGATTTCTCGTACCTCATGGAAACTGGAGCGGGTTGATCGTATTTCAAAAGGTGGAAAAGGCATCTATCTCGGCAAATCCGCCAGATCTGCGAGCAAACTCGTTTATCAAAACGGAGAAGTTACGGAAGAAGCGTATGAACTTGAAGTCCAAAACGACCGCACCGGTGCACGTGGCATGTGGTGGGGAACTCGAACACTGTTGCAGCAGCTTGTCCTTTCTGGTGAAGACCGGCTAATG GGAAATGTGCACGTTCGCCTCGTTCTTCAAATGTCCGAGTTTCAATATCATCTTATGGACAACTATCCACTTAACCGTGGCCCTAACGAGACTTGGAGCAGGGTGTACTCGCACTTTTCCCTAAGGCCTGAAGATCCGGAGTTGAGTCCTCTGGTGGAGCGACGAAATGAAACCCTCTCGCGACGAGAATTCGAGGACCTCCAACGGCATTGCGTTTCGCGCGGCGTTACCGTTATCCCAGAGATCGAGGCACCTGGCCATGCTCTC ACGAAGGAGGTTCATATTGGTGCCGACGAGTACGACCCGACACTGGCAGACGTGTATATTATGCCCAAGTTTATCAATTTCACCGCAGGCAAAGCCGTTCGGATCTGGGGAACTTATGAGCCAGCCGAGCATCCGCCCATCGACAAAAAACTACCATCATTCAACACTGGCAGTATAACCAATCCCACTT ACAGGGAGAACTGGCAATGGGAACCTTCTCTCATTGACCCATACAACATCGAAGAGCAATTAGATTCCAAGTCCAAGGGGCTCAACGGGGCGACCATGGCTGCCTGGTACGACAATGGATACGATGCCAGTACTCAGCTAGAAGCATATTACACCATGAAAATGGGTATTTCACTTCTAGCCTCGAGATCCTGGAGCGGTAGCCGTGGTGTGAAACTCGACGAAGCAGGCTCTACCGAATCTCTGCGGATTCTCAGCGACACGGCGCCGGCTCAAAGCTTAGAAAGGTGGCTGGCAGTTGAAATGAATGGCGTTGATCTTCCAGATTCCCTAGTTTCTTGGAAACGTAGCCATTTCGACCAAAAAAAGGCCCTCTCATCATGGGCCTCGGGAGCAAGGGTATCGACTACCTACTGA